Proteins encoded within one genomic window of Phototrophicus methaneseepsis:
- a CDS encoding ABC transporter ATP-binding protein, whose amino-acid sequence MTRITVDHVSKYYDLKDGTKQHVRAVDDLTLQIKSGESVAILGPSGSGKTTLLRLIAGLETPDSGAVYYDDLPLSQIGEQNRNIGMVFQDYALIPHWDAQHTIGFFLRLRRREQEVPAHVHRVSKITGVGLDYLLGRFPNQLSGGEKQRVAIARAFARDLNILLFDEPFANLDAKFRATARVELRRLLDEFSVTSVFVTHDQLEAASLSDRIILIRQGHIEQLGPYEHLHDDPENLFVANFVGVPRFNFLRGKVVDSNWYHPSLGTYLLPRAVPEQTDVTLAIRPDAISLAEEGVVARVEAVTPYFPERYLLVDVVYGDESWQLQVPLETKINVNDAVACRFDQKSILFFNTQTGARIA is encoded by the coding sequence ATGACCCGGATTACAGTTGATCACGTCAGTAAATACTATGATTTGAAAGATGGCACGAAACAGCATGTCAGAGCTGTGGATGATCTGACATTGCAAATAAAATCCGGCGAGAGTGTCGCCATCTTAGGGCCATCCGGCTCTGGTAAAACCACCCTGCTGCGCCTCATTGCCGGGTTAGAAACCCCTGACTCAGGCGCTGTGTACTATGATGACCTGCCCCTGAGCCAGATCGGCGAGCAAAACCGGAATATTGGGATGGTTTTCCAGGATTATGCCCTCATCCCGCACTGGGATGCTCAGCATACAATTGGGTTTTTCCTCCGGCTGCGCCGCCGTGAACAAGAAGTTCCCGCGCATGTGCATCGCGTCTCTAAAATTACAGGTGTCGGTCTGGATTACCTGTTAGGGCGCTTCCCAAATCAACTTTCTGGCGGGGAGAAACAGCGCGTTGCGATTGCGCGTGCCTTTGCGCGCGATTTAAACATTTTGCTCTTTGATGAGCCCTTCGCCAACCTGGATGCTAAGTTCAGGGCAACAGCGCGTGTAGAACTGCGCCGCTTGCTGGACGAATTTTCGGTGACGTCTGTTTTTGTGACGCACGATCAACTCGAAGCAGCCTCACTCTCAGATCGCATCATCTTGATTCGGCAAGGGCATATTGAGCAGCTTGGGCCTTATGAGCACCTTCATGATGATCCTGAGAATCTCTTTGTTGCGAATTTTGTCGGCGTGCCGCGCTTCAATTTTTTGAGGGGTAAAGTCGTGGATAGCAATTGGTATCATCCGAGCCTGGGGACCTATCTGCTGCCGCGTGCCGTGCCAGAGCAAACTGACGTCACATTAGCCATACGTCCGGATGCGATTTCTCTTGCTGAAGAAGGTGTCGTCGCACGGGTGGAAGCCGTTACACCCTACTTCCCGGAGCGCTATCTGTTGGTGGATGTGGTTTATGGTGATGAATCCTGGCAATTACAGGTCCCGTTAGAGACGAAGATCAACGTCAATGATGCGGTAGCCTGTCGTTTTGACCAGAAATCCATCTTATTCTTCAATACGCAAACAGGGGCGCGCATCGCCTGA
- a CDS encoding cytochrome b/b6 domain-containing protein, which translates to MESRRSYLRFPLAYRIEHWIIVLTFTTLAITGLIQKFAITDIAVWIVGLLGGIETVRIIHRIAAVVLILESIYHVGLVGYNFFVRRYKMSFLPTLKDATNAIQAIQYNLRLRNDRPQQGRYTFDEKFEYFGIVWGTLVMIVTGFILWNPIAATSILPGEFVPAAKVFHSGEALLAVLAILVWHMYHVHIRKFNKSMFTGQLSEEEMEEEHPLELAELKQAAPEAPSVETARKRRIYLMVYVPITLVSLAIVYVFVTFEQTAIDTVAPLESVEVYSPLEDAELQPVSFNSPMTSWEDGIGEFFDVRCSFCHGKSTAISDLDLTTYDSALLGGSSVPAIVPNDPENSGIIIQNKDRDHFVALTDEEFEKLTAWVEAGAPQN; encoded by the coding sequence ATGGAATCCAGACGTAGTTACCTACGCTTTCCTTTAGCTTATCGCATTGAACACTGGATTATCGTGCTGACTTTTACGACGCTCGCAATCACAGGTTTGATACAAAAATTTGCCATCACGGATATTGCGGTCTGGATTGTGGGGCTGCTCGGTGGCATTGAAACGGTGCGCATCATTCATCGCATCGCGGCAGTCGTGCTGATCCTGGAATCGATCTATCATGTGGGGTTGGTCGGTTACAACTTCTTTGTACGTCGTTACAAAATGTCCTTTCTGCCGACGTTGAAAGACGCGACAAACGCGATCCAGGCCATTCAGTACAATCTCCGGCTGCGTAATGATCGCCCGCAGCAGGGCCGCTATACCTTTGATGAGAAGTTCGAATATTTCGGCATCGTATGGGGCACCCTGGTGATGATCGTAACGGGTTTTATCTTGTGGAACCCCATTGCGGCGACGTCCATTCTCCCTGGTGAATTCGTGCCTGCTGCGAAGGTCTTCCATAGTGGGGAGGCTCTGCTCGCTGTGCTGGCGATTCTCGTCTGGCACATGTATCACGTTCATATTCGCAAGTTCAACAAGAGCATGTTTACGGGGCAGCTCTCCGAAGAGGAAATGGAAGAAGAACATCCGCTGGAGTTGGCTGAGTTGAAGCAAGCTGCCCCGGAGGCCCCATCTGTTGAAACGGCTCGTAAGCGCAGAATTTACCTCATGGTTTATGTGCCGATTACGTTGGTATCGCTCGCTATCGTGTATGTTTTCGTCACTTTTGAGCAGACAGCTATTGATACGGTGGCCCCGCTGGAATCGGTGGAAGTCTATTCACCATTGGAAGACGCAGAGCTACAGCCTGTCTCGTTCAATTCACCTATGACGAGTTGGGAAGATGGCATCGGTGAGTTTTTCGATGTGCGGTGTTCTTTCTGCCATGGTAAGTCAACGGCAATATCTGACCTGGACCTGACGACCTATGATTCCGCTTTGCTCGGTGGGTCCTCTGTGCCGGCTATCGTCCCTAATGATCCTGAGAACAGCGGCATTATCATTCAGAACAAAGATCGTGATCACTTCGTGGCCTTAACGGATGAAGAGTTTGAAAAGTTGACTGCCTGGGTTGAGGCAGGGGCACCACAAAATTAA
- a CDS encoding sulfatase family protein codes for MMSVKEPPNILWVCTDQQRWDTLGAYGNPFVNTPVADRLAENGVLFENAFCQSPICTPSRASFLTGRYPRTTRCRQNGQDIPADERLVTRLLKDGGYVCGLSGKLHLSVCNPEVTKGTERRIDDGYDDFHWSHHPPPDWPTNEYTQWLREKGVTYNTPSYNGSKYVQAGMPEEYHQTTWCAEKAITFIQESAHYDMPWCYTVNIFDPHHPFNPPVEYLERYLDKLADIPLPNYQSEELGNKPGYQQNDHHNAYNTAGWFDHDVMNESDHRLVTAAYWAMCDLIDVQLGRMIAAVEESGQLDNTIIIFMSDHGEMLGDHGIYLKGPYFYESAVHVPLIMSMPGTIQAGVRSTAMVELIDIAPTLLEAAGLEVYAGMQGKSVWPILTGAADSSEHRGSVYCEYYNAMPWHKTPTAQATMVRTDKYKLVSVHSLGQGELYDLENDPTETQNQWDNPDYIGVKLNMLQLLCDRMAWTVDPLPVRQADW; via the coding sequence ATGATGTCAGTTAAGGAACCGCCAAACATATTATGGGTTTGTACCGATCAACAAAGGTGGGACACACTCGGTGCTTATGGCAACCCATTTGTCAATACACCCGTTGCGGATCGCTTGGCTGAAAATGGTGTTCTCTTTGAGAACGCGTTTTGCCAAAGCCCGATTTGTACGCCGAGCCGTGCATCTTTCCTGACAGGGCGTTATCCACGTACCACACGCTGCCGCCAGAACGGCCAGGATATCCCCGCAGATGAGCGACTCGTCACACGCTTGCTGAAAGACGGCGGCTATGTTTGTGGTCTCTCTGGTAAGCTCCACCTATCGGTATGTAATCCAGAAGTCACCAAGGGTACGGAACGCCGCATTGATGATGGCTATGATGATTTCCACTGGTCACATCATCCCCCGCCAGATTGGCCGACGAACGAATATACACAATGGTTACGAGAAAAGGGCGTTACCTACAATACGCCGAGCTACAATGGCTCTAAATATGTACAGGCAGGCATGCCTGAAGAATATCATCAGACAACGTGGTGTGCAGAAAAGGCCATTACGTTTATCCAAGAGAGTGCTCACTACGATATGCCCTGGTGCTATACGGTCAACATCTTTGACCCACACCACCCATTCAACCCTCCGGTTGAATATCTAGAGCGCTATCTTGATAAACTGGCGGATATTCCCTTGCCGAATTATCAATCGGAAGAATTGGGGAATAAACCGGGCTACCAGCAAAATGACCATCACAATGCGTATAACACCGCTGGCTGGTTTGATCATGATGTGATGAATGAATCGGATCATCGGCTGGTCACGGCTGCCTATTGGGCCATGTGTGATCTAATTGACGTCCAACTGGGCCGGATGATTGCCGCTGTTGAGGAAAGTGGTCAGCTAGACAATACCATCATTATCTTTATGTCAGATCATGGTGAGATGCTTGGCGATCATGGTATCTACCTCAAGGGACCGTATTTTTATGAATCAGCTGTGCATGTCCCGCTGATCATGTCGATGCCGGGTACTATCCAAGCTGGTGTACGCAGTACAGCCATGGTCGAACTTATAGATATTGCCCCGACGTTGCTGGAAGCGGCTGGTCTGGAAGTTTATGCAGGAATGCAAGGAAAATCCGTCTGGCCTATCCTGACAGGGGCGGCCGATAGCAGCGAACACCGCGGTAGCGTGTATTGCGAATACTATAATGCGATGCCCTGGCACAAAACGCCAACGGCGCAGGCGACAATGGTCCGCACAGATAAATACAAACTGGTCTCTGTACACAGTCTTGGGCAGGGTGAACTCTACGATTTGGAGAATGATCCAACTGAAACGCAGAACCAATGGGATAACCCGGATTATATAGGTGTTAAGCTGAATATGCTCCAGCTTCTATGCGACCGGATGGCCTGGACCGTCGATCCGCTGCCAGTTCGTCAGGCGGATTGGTAA
- a CDS encoding LacI family DNA-binding transcriptional regulator — MESKTDNLIGKTITLDDVAKEAGVSRKTVSRVINANGYVSEATRQRVEAVVRKLGYRPNLVARTLASARSTVIGLMIPGITNRYFSQVIAGVESIAQENQYSVLLLNTYGDFARERDAIRLLEEHRVDGLVYNTPTLPVAELRQLLPRQKAVVIIGHDPIEGMAGTVNVDVYSAMIQAVEHLVDVGRRRIAYVKPGIDERYPHRKRLEGLREAFRRLKLDVPPLMVEAVGGSIEDTSNQVEAWLSTKPDVDAIICYNDEAAVATIDACDRLGIKIPDDIAIVGFDDISLSRIQRISLTTFRIPRYEVGVAAARILFEQIHSTGDTSEVILQSAFVKRNSTPA, encoded by the coding sequence TTGGAATCTAAAACCGATAACCTTATTGGCAAAACCATCACGCTTGATGACGTCGCAAAGGAAGCGGGTGTCTCTCGCAAGACTGTTTCGCGCGTGATTAATGCGAATGGCTATGTGAGCGAAGCAACCCGGCAGCGTGTTGAGGCGGTTGTTCGGAAACTGGGTTATCGCCCCAATCTTGTCGCGCGTACACTCGCATCTGCCCGCAGCACCGTCATCGGCCTGATGATCCCTGGCATCACCAATCGATACTTCAGCCAGGTGATTGCAGGTGTTGAATCTATTGCGCAGGAAAATCAGTACAGCGTCTTACTACTGAATACTTACGGCGATTTTGCTCGTGAGCGCGATGCGATCCGTCTGCTGGAAGAGCACCGCGTTGATGGTCTTGTTTATAATACCCCGACCTTACCTGTTGCAGAACTCAGGCAGTTATTACCACGCCAGAAGGCGGTGGTGATAATTGGTCATGATCCTATTGAGGGCATGGCAGGTACAGTAAATGTCGATGTCTATTCTGCCATGATTCAGGCAGTCGAGCATCTGGTGGATGTGGGGCGTCGTCGCATCGCTTACGTCAAACCAGGCATTGATGAACGCTACCCCCATCGTAAGCGCCTTGAAGGTTTAAGGGAGGCTTTTCGTCGGCTTAAGCTGGACGTGCCACCCTTGATGGTCGAAGCTGTGGGGGGGAGTATTGAAGATACCAGCAATCAAGTTGAGGCCTGGCTTAGCACAAAGCCGGATGTTGATGCCATCATCTGCTACAACGACGAAGCTGCTGTTGCAACAATAGATGCATGTGACCGGCTAGGAATCAAAATCCCAGATGACATCGCTATTGTTGGCTTTGATGACATCAGCCTATCCAGAATTCAACGCATTTCGCTGACGACATTTAGAATACCGCGATACGAAGTCGGCGTTGCTGCCGCTCGTATTTTGTTTGAGCAGATTCATTCGACAGGGGACACATCAGAAGTCATCCTTCAGTCCGCTTTTGTAAAGCGAAACAGTACCCCTGCATAG
- a CDS encoding carbohydrate ABC transporter permease: MIRIGRYNLRWQTLLTLIVLTLVCVIWIYPFLWMVSASLKTQSEIFTSGLNLIPESPQWRNYERAWVDAQFSRYMINTILITIGTVILTVISTSLAGYVLGRYRFIGRRPIMAILAGTIFIPAGYTIIPTVELANKLGLLNSLWGVILVMAGTGNVIHILLFSAYFSSLPKELEEAAVLDGAGFLTVFFRVMFPLASPVIATVTILKFLGAWNDFFVPLVFTFSRPDLRTLSVGMFAFVGENETDWAGMAAAATISLIPVVLIFFAMQRRFVEGIAGAVKQ; encoded by the coding sequence ATGATAAGAATTGGCAGATACAATCTACGTTGGCAAACCCTGCTGACGCTCATTGTGCTAACGCTCGTGTGTGTTATCTGGATTTATCCATTTTTATGGATGGTCTCCGCATCTCTCAAAACACAGAGTGAAATATTCACCAGCGGCCTCAATCTCATCCCGGAATCGCCCCAATGGCGTAATTACGAGCGTGCCTGGGTTGATGCACAGTTCAGCCGATATATGATCAACACGATTTTAATTACCATTGGCACTGTGATTCTGACAGTCATCAGTACCAGCCTGGCAGGCTATGTCCTTGGGCGCTATCGGTTTATTGGCCGCCGCCCCATAATGGCAATTTTAGCCGGGACGATCTTCATTCCAGCTGGCTATACCATCATTCCTACTGTTGAGCTGGCGAATAAGCTTGGGCTGCTCAACTCTTTGTGGGGCGTTATACTAGTGATGGCGGGCACAGGGAATGTGATCCACATTTTGCTGTTCTCTGCCTATTTCAGCAGTTTACCGAAAGAGCTAGAAGAAGCCGCAGTGCTTGATGGGGCTGGCTTCCTGACGGTCTTCTTCCGTGTGATGTTCCCCTTGGCATCTCCGGTCATTGCGACCGTCACAATCCTGAAGTTTTTAGGTGCCTGGAACGACTTCTTCGTGCCCCTTGTTTTCACATTCAGCCGCCCGGATTTACGGACACTCAGCGTTGGTATGTTCGCTTTCGTTGGGGAAAATGAAACGGATTGGGCAGGCATGGCCGCAGCCGCTACCATCTCTCTGATACCGGTCGTCCTCATTTTCTTCGCCATGCAGCGCCGCTTCGTTGAAGGTATCGCTGGTGCCGTAAAACAATGA
- a CDS encoding aspartate kinase, whose amino-acid sequence MALHTMKFGGTSVGSPEAIEQVISIIQREITAGSQVVSVVSAMSGVTDALLKSVKAATDGDRWTYQQINQDLRHRHEDAIHRLVEPPPTRESTLQEITRLLDEHIQLCEAINTLGEATPRIIDAIVSFGERLSSRVISAALDARGTKSIALESGDFIITDNNYQDAEPLWGPTEQRIVEKLRPIVANGITPIITGFIGSTPDGSITTLGRGGSDFSAAILAAYLDSDELTIWTDVDGVMTTDPRIDKRAKVLPYVSYTEVGELAFYGAKVLHPKTVQPIVTRNIPMRVRNTFNPDHPGTQIGAETVPTETIIKAVTSIRSISMLTVSGKGMLGVPGIAGRTFLATARAGANILMISQSSSEQSFCYTVRDENAPFVKAAVESELGAEIAHQDVDGIDIMSDVVIVTVVGGGMRGTPGVAGRVFTTLGNKNINVISIAQGGSECSISFVLEEKDLEIAVHSLHDLALASVVEETVY is encoded by the coding sequence ATGGCATTGCACACGATGAAGTTTGGTGGCACCTCAGTCGGGTCGCCAGAAGCTATAGAGCAGGTCATCAGCATCATTCAACGCGAAATTACTGCGGGCTCTCAAGTCGTGAGCGTCGTCTCTGCGATGTCTGGCGTGACAGATGCCCTCCTTAAGTCCGTTAAAGCCGCGACAGATGGCGACAGATGGACGTATCAGCAAATCAACCAGGATTTGCGGCATCGCCACGAAGACGCCATTCATCGCCTCGTAGAACCACCACCAACGCGGGAATCCACCCTGCAAGAAATTACGAGGCTGTTGGACGAGCACATCCAATTGTGTGAGGCAATCAACACACTGGGCGAAGCCACACCCCGTATTATTGATGCCATCGTCTCATTTGGGGAGCGTCTCAGCAGCCGGGTCATCTCTGCTGCCCTTGATGCGCGTGGCACAAAGTCTATTGCGCTCGAAAGCGGCGATTTCATCATCACAGATAACAACTACCAGGATGCAGAACCCCTTTGGGGCCCTACAGAACAGCGCATTGTCGAAAAACTGCGCCCGATTGTTGCGAATGGCATCACCCCTATCATCACAGGATTTATCGGCTCCACACCAGATGGCTCCATCACGACGCTAGGCCGTGGCGGAAGTGACTTCAGCGCGGCCATTCTCGCTGCCTACCTGGATAGCGACGAACTCACTATCTGGACAGATGTCGATGGCGTCATGACAACCGATCCGCGTATCGATAAACGTGCTAAAGTGCTGCCTTATGTCTCCTATACAGAAGTAGGTGAATTGGCGTTTTACGGTGCTAAAGTGCTGCACCCAAAGACGGTACAACCTATCGTCACACGCAACATCCCGATGCGCGTCCGTAACACATTTAACCCGGACCACCCTGGCACACAAATCGGTGCCGAAACAGTCCCGACAGAGACTATCATCAAAGCTGTGACGAGCATTCGCAGCATCAGTATGCTCACAGTCAGTGGCAAAGGCATGCTGGGCGTACCAGGCATCGCCGGAAGGACATTCCTGGCGACGGCCCGCGCAGGGGCAAACATCCTGATGATTTCGCAGTCCTCATCAGAACAGAGCTTCTGTTATACGGTGCGCGATGAAAACGCCCCTTTCGTCAAGGCGGCAGTAGAATCAGAATTGGGCGCGGAAATTGCCCATCAGGATGTGGATGGCATTGATATTATGAGCGATGTCGTCATCGTGACCGTTGTAGGCGGCGGGATGCGCGGCACGCCCGGTGTTGCAGGGCGCGTCTTCACCACTTTGGGCAACAAAAACATCAATGTGATCTCAATCGCCCAGGGTGGCAGTGAGTGCAGTATTTCCTTCGTATTGGAAGAAAAAGATCTTGAGATAGCTGTTCACAGCCTGCATGATCTGGCATTAGCAAGCGTCGTAGAAGAGACTGTTTATTAG
- a CDS encoding carbohydrate ABC transporter permease, producing MPAQLAPSSIFSRLWNDRLIYLFLLPTIILFGLFTLYPMIASFLLSFQDWNGFSRDATYVGLANYQEVIADPQFWLAFRNTIVFMLVTVPIRTILALILALVLNNPKLPFAGIFRTALFLPVVTTTAIVGVVMTFVFDPVGGPVNQVLLNTNLISAPINFLGRSNTALPTAMGVHVWKWFGVTLIYWLAALQTVPQEVYEAARVDGANVTQMFYNITVPLLVPFGIVIVLITAIDTLRVFDLMLTLTGGGPFLKTEVVEVYIYRWAFNSSIPRLGYASAAAVFFGLTTLVMAILQAIGYAFVRRMRGVES from the coding sequence GTGCCAGCTCAGCTGGCACCCTCTTCTATCTTCAGCAGATTATGGAACGATCGCCTAATCTATCTGTTTTTGCTGCCTACGATCATCCTTTTTGGGCTGTTTACGCTGTACCCGATGATCGCCAGCTTCCTGCTGTCATTCCAGGATTGGAATGGCTTTTCCCGAGATGCGACTTACGTCGGTTTAGCCAACTACCAGGAAGTCATTGCGGACCCACAATTCTGGTTGGCATTTAGAAATACGATTGTCTTTATGCTCGTTACGGTGCCAATCCGCACAATTTTGGCGTTGATCCTGGCGCTCGTCCTGAATAATCCGAAGCTGCCTTTCGCGGGCATCTTCAGGACGGCGTTATTTTTGCCAGTGGTAACGACAACAGCGATTGTTGGCGTGGTGATGACATTCGTCTTTGACCCGGTCGGTGGGCCTGTGAATCAAGTGCTGCTGAATACTAACTTGATTTCGGCACCGATCAATTTCCTGGGGCGCTCGAATACGGCATTGCCAACGGCGATGGGCGTGCACGTATGGAAATGGTTCGGTGTAACCCTCATTTACTGGTTAGCCGCGCTGCAAACAGTCCCCCAAGAGGTATACGAAGCAGCCCGCGTTGATGGCGCTAATGTCACCCAAATGTTTTATAACATTACGGTGCCACTGCTCGTGCCGTTTGGCATCGTCATTGTGTTGATTACTGCCATCGACACTTTGCGCGTCTTCGACCTGATGTTGACATTGACGGGAGGTGGCCCATTCCTCAAAACGGAAGTCGTCGAAGTCTATATTTATCGATGGGCATTTAACTCTAGTATTCCGCGTCTGGGCTATGCCTCTGCTGCTGCGGTGTTCTTTGGGCTGACGACGCTGGTAATGGCGATCCTGCAAGCAATAGGATACGCATTCGTCAGGCGGATGAGAGGTGTCGAATCATGA
- a CDS encoding phosphodiester glycosidase family protein, whose translation MKHYLIALMTFTKFFLIGCTSLGQALTPNATTEATQTPEGWHQIAPGVEQRVYIPNGNALAQFITFRLDPQQVTFRVHYQSGEPMTLQRWRDALPDADLFINANFFTPENVALGLVVSDGVTYSQSYTDRGGTFGILDDVPVVRSNVYQPYQGESYQQAIQGFPMLVMDGQQAFTDTRYPERSRRTVIGIDEQGAIIVMATPGLGLSLSDLSAYLPTTDLGLVTAFNLDGGRSTLMYAPSADVFLPSFDPVPAILAVYLRDD comes from the coding sequence ATGAAACATTATCTTATTGCCCTGATGACCTTCACGAAATTCTTCCTGATTGGGTGTACATCCTTAGGGCAGGCTCTGACACCCAATGCCACTACGGAAGCGACCCAAACGCCCGAGGGCTGGCACCAGATCGCACCAGGTGTGGAGCAGCGTGTTTATATACCCAACGGGAATGCATTGGCGCAGTTCATAACATTTCGTCTGGATCCGCAGCAAGTGACTTTCAGAGTGCACTATCAGTCAGGCGAACCCATGACATTGCAAAGGTGGCGTGATGCGTTGCCGGATGCGGACCTCTTTATCAATGCGAACTTCTTTACGCCGGAAAATGTTGCGCTGGGGTTGGTCGTCAGCGATGGTGTTACTTATAGTCAAAGCTATACTGACCGGGGCGGTACATTTGGCATCTTGGATGACGTGCCTGTGGTTCGGTCCAATGTATACCAACCCTATCAGGGAGAATCCTATCAGCAGGCGATACAGGGCTTCCCGATGCTAGTCATGGATGGACAGCAAGCTTTTACAGATACTCGCTATCCTGAGCGTTCTCGTCGGACGGTGATTGGTATTGATGAGCAGGGGGCTATCATCGTTATGGCGACCCCTGGTCTGGGCTTGAGCCTGTCAGACTTGAGCGCCTACTTACCAACAACCGATCTGGGATTGGTCACTGCATTTAACCTGGATGGCGGTCGATCAACGCTCATGTATGCACCATCCGCTGATGTTTTTTTGCCATCATTTGACCCTGTTCCTGCGATTTTAGCTGTTTACTTGCGGGATGACTGA
- a CDS encoding ABC transporter substrate-binding protein produces MMKLSRREFLKISGIVAATTASGGLTSLMPAMAQDEIVMQWWDHFLPLQPLSESVFSAYNEANPNVSVEYSVFSPPDLGQALQLAYPNDQAPDVFALAGINVPISALKNENWFSPLQPYVTEEWLNSLPESIFIEGRTTFDGELYSFPIFSFRAHETLVWFDKQILEAAGYDPEVGPRTWDEFRDAAQKITANGGGTVFGWTQGVGHIDRMGPTLTRLAQLAGVSGDIDFTTGEYAYGSDAYVNALEFLVSMERDGSLFPTSVTMDTRNARSRWATGSGGLFFDGPWNPGVLKGNYPEFLEVVGVSQAPVPDLDTPAYTYAQPKSGDFWISSQSEYPEHAAAILQQFTSEEYQIRLAEQMDQPPLDLDTVAKADVHPTYSKSIELFRDIVRLSPDPLVKNPAVSEVLSRMNDIRPNLGEIVQGAIAGEVSDIRGTLQSYADQLSAERERAITEAQSEGFEVSQDDWVFSNWDPSADYTSDMYGEA; encoded by the coding sequence ATGATGAAGCTTTCTCGGCGTGAGTTTTTGAAAATTTCCGGCATTGTTGCAGCGACAACCGCAAGTGGTGGTTTAACTTCCTTGATGCCAGCGATGGCGCAGGATGAAATTGTCATGCAATGGTGGGATCACTTTTTGCCTTTGCAGCCCCTTTCAGAAAGTGTTTTTTCTGCTTATAACGAAGCGAACCCCAATGTAAGCGTTGAATACAGCGTCTTCTCACCCCCAGATTTGGGCCAGGCATTACAGCTTGCTTATCCGAATGATCAGGCCCCTGATGTGTTTGCGCTTGCAGGCATCAATGTGCCGATTTCTGCATTGAAGAACGAAAACTGGTTTTCGCCACTGCAACCTTATGTAACGGAAGAGTGGCTCAACAGCTTGCCAGAATCAATCTTCATCGAAGGCCGTACGACGTTCGACGGAGAACTCTACAGCTTCCCGATCTTCAGCTTCCGCGCACACGAGACGTTAGTCTGGTTTGATAAGCAGATTCTCGAAGCTGCAGGATATGATCCAGAGGTTGGGCCGCGTACATGGGATGAATTCCGCGATGCAGCCCAGAAAATCACGGCAAATGGTGGTGGTACAGTATTTGGTTGGACGCAGGGTGTCGGCCATATTGACCGCATGGGGCCGACGCTAACCCGTTTGGCTCAGTTAGCAGGCGTGTCTGGCGATATTGACTTCACGACGGGTGAATATGCTTATGGCTCCGATGCGTATGTCAATGCATTGGAATTCCTGGTTTCTATGGAGCGCGATGGCAGTTTGTTCCCGACAAGCGTCACGATGGATACGCGTAATGCACGCTCCCGTTGGGCTACTGGCAGCGGCGGTTTGTTCTTTGATGGTCCTTGGAACCCTGGCGTCTTGAAGGGGAATTACCCTGAATTCCTGGAAGTTGTTGGTGTATCCCAGGCCCCTGTGCCAGACCTGGATACCCCGGCGTATACATATGCTCAGCCTAAGAGTGGTGACTTCTGGATTTCTTCACAGTCAGAATATCCAGAACATGCTGCGGCGATTTTGCAGCAATTTACATCTGAAGAATACCAGATTCGCCTGGCCGAGCAGATGGACCAACCGCCGCTTGACCTGGATACCGTCGCTAAAGCTGACGTACACCCGACTTATAGTAAGTCCATTGAACTGTTCCGTGACATTGTTCGTCTCTCACCGGATCCCCTCGTCAAGAACCCGGCTGTGTCAGAAGTTCTGTCACGTATGAACGATATTCGTCCGAACCTGGGTGAGATCGTACAGGGCGCTATTGCGGGCGAAGTTTCCGACATTCGTGGGACATTACAGTCTTATGCTGACCAGCTCAGCGCAGAACGTGAACGCGCTATCACCGAAGCACAAAGCGAAGGCTTTGAAGTCAGCCAGGATGATTGGGTGTTCTCGAATTGGGATCCGTCCGCAGATTATACATCTGACATGTATGGCGAAGCTTAG